One window of Sinorhizobium numidicum genomic DNA carries:
- a CDS encoding L,D-transpeptidase family protein has product MSSLPVFSRRQFLRTSGLAIASAGLAGCTSSMNTDRFRQETAPVFRNPALESRWIDPAEGILEGPVGEPTGLPAQDPYYEEIYAAMEDGGFLIPAVPYRQIDARFYRQEVSDPFGERPGTIVVDTADRYLYLIQPGGQALRYGVGLGREGFAWSGRGVIQWKQKWPKWTPPGSMIARQPILAKYSAQNGGMPPGLDNPLGSRALYIFQNGQDTLYRVHGTPEWQSIGKAVSSGCVRMINQDVIDLYDRVRNKAPILVI; this is encoded by the coding sequence ATGTCATCGCTGCCTGTCTTTTCCCGCCGCCAGTTCCTCCGCACATCCGGACTCGCAATCGCCTCCGCCGGCCTTGCGGGCTGCACCTCTTCGATGAACACCGATCGGTTTCGCCAGGAAACGGCGCCGGTTTTCCGCAATCCCGCTCTTGAGAGTCGCTGGATCGACCCCGCCGAAGGCATACTGGAAGGACCGGTCGGCGAGCCGACGGGATTACCGGCCCAGGACCCTTACTACGAGGAGATCTATGCGGCGATGGAGGATGGCGGCTTCCTGATCCCTGCGGTGCCCTATCGGCAGATCGATGCCCGTTTCTATCGCCAGGAAGTCAGCGATCCGTTCGGCGAGCGGCCTGGCACCATCGTCGTGGATACGGCCGACCGCTATCTCTACCTCATCCAGCCGGGTGGCCAGGCTCTACGATATGGGGTCGGGCTTGGCCGAGAGGGTTTCGCCTGGTCGGGACGCGGCGTCATCCAGTGGAAGCAGAAGTGGCCAAAATGGACGCCGCCGGGCTCAATGATTGCGCGCCAGCCGATCCTGGCGAAATACTCGGCGCAGAATGGAGGCATGCCACCGGGGCTCGACAACCCGCTCGGATCGCGCGCGCTCTATATCTTCCAGAACGGCCAGGATACGCTCTATCGCGTGCATGGAACGCCGGAATGGCAGTCGATCGGCAAGGCGGTTTCATCCGGTTGTGTGCGCATGATCAACCAGGATGTCATCGATCTTTACGACCGTGTGCGTAATAAGGCGCCGATCCTGGTCATCTGA
- a CDS encoding MarR family winged helix-turn-helix transcriptional regulator translates to MTTKVAKFDALSDEVLTLGKQLCFAVYSAAHAFNRAYKPLLDRFGLTYPQYLVLLALWQQDSMTVKRIGEELGLDSGTLSPLLKRLEAAGYVTRLRDPADERQVIVSLTENGRDLKDEAFGILIEIGKATGCSLEEVGELREALHRLTQRLANDQHEG, encoded by the coding sequence ATGACGACCAAAGTGGCGAAATTTGATGCCCTGTCCGATGAGGTACTGACGCTCGGCAAGCAACTCTGTTTTGCCGTTTATTCGGCGGCGCATGCCTTCAACCGCGCCTATAAGCCGCTGCTTGACCGTTTCGGGCTCACCTACCCGCAATATCTCGTGCTGCTCGCGCTATGGCAGCAGGACAGCATGACGGTGAAGCGGATCGGCGAAGAGCTGGGCCTCGATTCCGGCACTCTTTCTCCGCTGCTCAAGCGGCTGGAAGCGGCCGGTTATGTCACCCGGCTGCGCGATCCGGCCGACGAGCGGCAGGTGATCGTCAGTCTCACGGAAAATGGCCGGGACCTGAAGGACGAGGCCTTCGGGATACTGATCGAAATCGGCAAGGCCACGGGTTGCAGCCTTGAAGAGGTCGGCGAATTGCGCGAAGCCCTGCACCGGCTGACGCAGCGGCTCGCGAACGATCAGCACGAAGGCTGA
- a CDS encoding organic hydroperoxide resistance protein, with the protein MPIVYRTTASATGGRAGQAKSADGVLDVTLTVPKELGGDGARGTNPEQLFAAGYSACFLGALKFVAGKEKVKLPEDTKVTGTVGIGPREDGTGFGIDAALEISAPGVDRAVVEDLVQKAHIVCPYSHATKGNIDVKLTVA; encoded by the coding sequence ATGCCTATCGTTTACCGCACCACCGCATCCGCGACCGGCGGCCGCGCCGGCCAGGCCAAGAGCGCTGACGGCGTGCTCGACGTTACCCTCACCGTGCCGAAGGAACTCGGCGGCGACGGCGCGCGCGGCACCAATCCGGAGCAACTCTTCGCCGCCGGCTATTCCGCCTGCTTCCTCGGCGCGCTGAAGTTCGTCGCCGGCAAGGAAAAGGTAAAGCTTCCGGAAGACACCAAAGTGACAGGCACGGTGGGCATCGGCCCTCGCGAGGACGGCACGGGTTTCGGCATCGACGCGGCGCTTGAAATCTCGGCGCCCGGCGTTGACCGGGCGGTAGTCGAGGACCTGGTGCAGAAGGCGCATATCGTTTGCCCCTACAGCCATGCGACAAAGGGCAATATCGACGTGAAACTGACGGTCGCCTGA
- a CDS encoding alkylphosphonate utilization protein: protein MDVKDSNGAILKDGDNVTLIKDLKVKGTSTTLKRGTLVKGIRLTGDPEEVECRVEKIKGLVLRTEFLKKA from the coding sequence ATGGACGTTAAGGACTCGAACGGCGCCATCCTGAAGGACGGCGACAATGTCACGCTGATCAAGGATCTGAAGGTAAAGGGGACCTCCACCACGTTGAAGCGCGGCACGCTGGTCAAGGGCATTCGCCTGACGGGCGATCCGGAAGAGGTCGAGTGCCGGGTCGAAAAGATCAAGGGACTGGTGCTGCGCACCGAGTTTCTAAAGAAGGCCTAG
- a CDS encoding helicase HerA-like C-terminal domain-containing protein produces MLQEGKLYVGTSRKPDDSVNKAEYLELKFGNRHGLITGATGTGKTVTLQILAEGFSNAGVPVFCADVKGDLSGIGAIGEPKDFLLKRAEQIGLTPYEFQEFPVIFWDLYGEKGHRVRTTMSEMGPLLLSRLMNASDAQEGVLNIAFKIADEGGLPLLDLKDLQSLLNYMGENASALSNQFGFISKSSVGSIQRELLILEQQGAQHFFGEPALKITDIMRTTNDGRGAISVLAADKLMMNPRLYATFLLWLLSELFEELPEVGDPDKPKLVFFFDEAHLLFNDAPKVLVERVEQVVRLIRSKGVGVYFVTQNPLDVPETVLAQLGNRVQHALRAYTPREQKAVRTAADTFRPNPDFNCAEVITNLGTGEALVSTLEGKGSPSIVERTLIRPPASRLGPLTEAERQKVMDVSPVRGLYDEDFDRESAYEMLAKRAAKAAEQAEAKQAEAQAQETGSGRWTLPGFGDDASEKPAGKQARSSGYQRETIVEAAMKSVARTVATQVGRALVRGILGSLKR; encoded by the coding sequence ATGCTGCAGGAAGGCAAGCTCTATGTCGGAACCAGCCGCAAGCCGGACGATTCGGTCAACAAGGCCGAGTATCTGGAGCTCAAATTCGGTAACCGCCACGGGCTGATCACCGGCGCCACCGGCACAGGCAAGACGGTAACGCTGCAGATCCTCGCCGAGGGCTTTTCAAATGCCGGCGTGCCGGTCTTCTGCGCCGACGTGAAGGGCGATCTTTCCGGTATCGGGGCGATCGGCGAGCCGAAGGACTTTCTGCTGAAACGGGCTGAGCAGATCGGCCTTACGCCCTACGAGTTCCAGGAGTTTCCGGTGATCTTCTGGGACCTCTACGGAGAGAAGGGCCACCGGGTGCGCACCACCATGTCGGAGATGGGACCGCTCCTCCTGTCGCGACTGATGAACGCTAGCGATGCCCAGGAAGGCGTGTTGAACATCGCCTTCAAGATCGCCGATGAGGGCGGACTTCCCCTCCTCGACCTCAAGGATCTGCAGTCGCTGCTCAACTATATGGGCGAGAACGCAAGCGCGCTTTCCAACCAGTTCGGCTTCATCTCCAAGTCCTCGGTAGGCTCGATCCAGCGCGAGCTGCTGATCCTCGAGCAGCAGGGCGCACAGCATTTCTTCGGCGAACCGGCACTGAAGATCACCGACATCATGCGCACCACCAATGACGGTCGGGGCGCAATCTCGGTGCTTGCCGCCGACAAGCTGATGATGAACCCGCGGCTCTACGCGACCTTTCTCCTTTGGCTTCTCTCGGAGCTTTTCGAGGAATTGCCCGAGGTCGGCGATCCGGACAAGCCGAAGCTGGTGTTCTTCTTCGACGAGGCGCATCTGCTCTTCAACGATGCACCAAAGGTGCTCGTCGAGCGCGTCGAACAAGTGGTTCGTCTCATCCGCTCCAAGGGCGTCGGCGTTTATTTCGTCACCCAGAATCCGCTCGATGTGCCGGAAACGGTGCTGGCGCAGCTCGGCAATCGCGTCCAGCATGCGCTCCGCGCCTATACCCCGCGCGAACAGAAGGCGGTCAGGACGGCGGCCGACACGTTCCGCCCCAATCCCGATTTTAATTGCGCAGAGGTGATCACCAACCTCGGTACCGGCGAGGCGCTGGTCTCGACGCTTGAGGGCAAGGGCTCACCCTCGATAGTGGAGCGGACGCTGATCCGCCCGCCGGCTTCCCGCCTCGGTCCGCTGACGGAGGCCGAGCGCCAGAAGGTGATGGACGTCAGTCCGGTGCGTGGTCTCTATGACGAAGACTTCGATCGGGAATCCGCCTACGAGATGCTTGCAAAACGGGCGGCCAAGGCCGCGGAGCAGGCGGAAGCCAAACAGGCAGAGGCGCAAGCCCAGGAGACCGGCAGCGGACGCTGGACCCTGCCCGGTTTCGGTGACGATGCGTCGGAAAAGCCGGCAGGCAAACAGGCGCGTTCGTCCGGATACCAGCGTGAGACGATCGTCGAAGCCGCGATGAAATCGGTTGCCCGCACCGTAGCAACCCAGGTCGGCCGTGCCCTGGTGCGCGGTATCCTCGGCAGCCTGAAGCGGTAA
- a CDS encoding aldo/keto reductase, translating to MHAVNSNGANIPALGFGTFRMSGPEVLHILPEALRLGFRHVDTAQAYRNEAEVGEAIRKSGIPRADIFLTTKVWVDNYRHDAFIGSVDESLRKLKTDHVDLLLLHWPGSCVPMAERIGALNEVRKAGKVRHIGVSNFNTAQMEEAVLFSDAPIATNQVEYHPYLAQTKVLQTARRLGMSLTAYYAMANGRVPSDPLLKDTGARHGKTAAQVALRWLVQQKDVVALSKTATESRLKENFEIFDFALTREEMAAISGLARPDGRIVSPAGLAPQWDEAA from the coding sequence ATGCATGCAGTCAATTCAAACGGCGCCAATATACCCGCTCTCGGCTTCGGCACGTTCCGCATGTCTGGACCCGAGGTGCTTCACATACTACCGGAAGCTTTGAGGCTCGGTTTCCGCCATGTCGACACGGCTCAGGCCTATCGCAACGAGGCGGAAGTCGGCGAAGCAATCCGCAAGTCGGGAATTCCGCGTGCGGACATCTTCCTGACGACGAAAGTCTGGGTCGACAATTATCGCCATGACGCGTTCATCGGCTCGGTCGATGAAAGCCTGCGAAAGCTGAAGACCGATCATGTCGATCTGCTGCTGCTCCATTGGCCGGGCAGCTGCGTGCCGATGGCCGAGCGTATCGGCGCGCTGAACGAGGTGCGGAAGGCAGGCAAGGTGCGCCATATCGGCGTCAGCAATTTCAACACGGCGCAGATGGAGGAGGCGGTGCTGTTCAGCGACGCGCCGATCGCGACCAATCAGGTCGAGTATCACCCGTATCTCGCCCAGACGAAGGTTCTGCAAACCGCACGCCGGCTTGGGATGTCTCTCACCGCCTATTACGCCATGGCCAATGGCAGGGTGCCTTCTGATCCCCTGCTCAAAGACACCGGCGCGCGCCATGGGAAGACCGCTGCACAGGTGGCGCTGCGCTGGCTCGTGCAACAGAAGGACGTCGTCGCGCTGTCGAAAACGGCGACGGAATCGCGGCTCAAGGAAAACTTTGAGATCTTCGATTTTGCGCTGACGCGGGAGGAAATGGCGGCGATCAGCGGGCTCGCCCGCCCGGACGGCCGGATCGTCAGTCCCGCAGGGCTGGCGCCTCAGTGGGACGAGGCTGCCTGA